CAAAAAGTCACGAATGTTGTTAAATCAACGTTTGTGACTTTTCTTGTGCGCATTATTTATTCAGCTTTTAATGCAGAGAGCAATTTGACTGGCTAAGTATTATTAACTTTCATGTTTTAAAATTTCCCAAATATCACGTAATCTTTTAACTGCCTCTTCTTTTGAATAAGGAAGTTCTTTGTAAAACTTCTGTAGTTCTGGATTGTTAGCAAATGCTTGAAAGTCTGCATCTTCAGGTTCTTGATGAGTAAGATTTTGTTTTTCTGTACGTCCAAGAAGGTAATCAATTGAAACATCAAAAAAATCAGCAAATCTTTCTAAGGTTTCTAAATCAGGTTCACGTATATCATTTTCATAATGGGCATAACGAGCTCGTGATAGTCCTACCGCTTTTGCGATTTCTTCTTGAGTTCGTTTACCTCTTAAATTTTT
The genomic region above belongs to Lysinibacillus sp. FSL W8-0992 and contains:
- a CDS encoding helix-turn-helix domain-containing protein, producing the protein MLGKKLKNLRGKRTQEEIAKAVGLSRARYAHYENDIREPDLETLERFADFFDVSIDYLLGRTEKQNLTHQEPEDADFQAFANNPELQKFYKELPYSKEEAVKRLRDIWEILKHES